The proteins below are encoded in one region of Aquisphaera giovannonii:
- a CDS encoding carbonic anhydrase yields the protein MIRNLAEGHGRFRSMIERVGRELIDAERQEPIVIDSNPLSLGFSAVGAQVQAPHALFLGCSDARAPIERIFDQPSNGIFVVRVAGNVLGTECLGSIHYAVMNLRSSLRLLVVLGHTACGAVSAAVDSYLSPHDYPEIGYTFALRSLVDRLHIAVRGAAKSLARVCGDQTKQAAGYREALIETAVYLNAALTAFDVHNEIHAIRSGHVRVVYGVLDLEDQHVRALPGGSKEPGDQTFGEFPVSSDAFTELGDRIAKSLRESGRI from the coding sequence CGGAGCGTCAGGAGCCGATCGTGATCGACTCCAATCCGCTCTCGCTGGGGTTCTCGGCCGTCGGGGCGCAGGTCCAGGCACCGCACGCGTTGTTCCTCGGCTGCTCGGACGCCCGGGCGCCGATCGAGCGGATCTTCGACCAGCCGTCCAACGGGATCTTCGTCGTGCGGGTCGCCGGGAACGTCCTGGGGACCGAGTGCCTGGGATCGATCCACTATGCGGTCATGAATCTGAGGAGCAGCCTGCGGCTGCTGGTGGTGCTCGGGCACACGGCCTGCGGCGCCGTCTCGGCGGCCGTCGATTCGTACCTCTCGCCGCACGACTATCCCGAGATCGGCTACACGTTCGCCCTGCGCTCGCTCGTCGATCGCTTGCACATCGCCGTCCGGGGCGCGGCGAAGTCGCTGGCCAGGGTCTGCGGCGACCAGACGAAGCAGGCCGCGGGATACCGCGAGGCCCTGATCGAGACGGCGGTCTATCTCAACGCGGCCCTGACGGCCTTCGACGTGCACAACGAGATCCACGCCATCCGGAGCGGCCACGTCCGGGTCGTCTACGGCGTCCTCGACCTGGAGGACCAGCACGTCCGCGCCCTGCCCGGGGGCTCGAAGGAGCCCGGAGACCAGACGTTCGGGGAGTTCCCGGTCAGCAGCGACGCGTTCACCGAGCTGGGCGACCGGATCGCCAAGTCGCTGAGGGAGTCGGGGCGAATCTGA